A window of Nitrospirota bacterium contains these coding sequences:
- the nuoE gene encoding NADH-quinone oxidoreductase subunit NuoE yields the protein MFNDASIKEIAEIRTKYPNSRAALLPALYVAQREYGWLSPEAYEAVADLLNVPKATARGVGTFYAMYKQKPMGRHLIQLCTNVSCMILGAERLIDFLKNKYGIEPGGISPDGRFSLVIMECIGACGTAPAMLINDDFYENLNEINLDEILGKYQ from the coding sequence ATGTTTAATGATGCATCGATAAAAGAGATAGCGGAGATCAGGACGAAATACCCGAACAGCCGGGCAGCTCTCCTGCCGGCGCTTTATGTGGCGCAGCGGGAATACGGCTGGCTCTCGCCTGAGGCCTATGAAGCGGTCGCTGACCTGCTTAATGTGCCTAAAGCGACTGCCCGGGGAGTGGGGACCTTCTACGCGATGTACAAGCAGAAACCGATGGGCAGGCACCTTATCCAGCTTTGTACGAATGTCTCCTGCATGATCCTTGGAGCCGAAAGACTTATTGATTTTTTGAAAAATAAATATGGTATCGAGCCCGGAGGCATATCACCTGACGGCAGATTTTCCCTTGTTATCATGGAGTGCATCGGAGCGTGCGGCACGGCACCGGCAATGCTGATTAACGACGACTTTTACGAGAACCTGAACGAAATAAATCTGGACGAGATCCTGGGGAAATACCAATAA
- the nuoH gene encoding NADH-quinone oxidoreductase subunit NuoH: MLTNIVIILVKVAIVIGITLLHVAYATYWERKVIGFMQFRLGPREVGWFGLLQPIADGVKLFFKEDIIPATADKPIFYLAPVIFFVSALTSLSVLPFFDGFAVANINVGLLFLLAMSSLGAYGIVMAGWSSGSKYSFLGGLRSASQVISYEIAMGLSLVGVMIMSGSLNLTEIVKAQHNYPAGFYAIPQVLGFFVFFVAMFAETNRLPFDLPEAESELVAGYFTEYSGFRFAMFFLGEYTGMLIMSAIGTLCFLGGWTLPKFVMDLLPFLSQLPPIVWVVVFLGKVYFFMFLYYWVRATLPRYRYDQLMNIGWKVLIPLALVNIVFTGTLKIMGWF; encoded by the coding sequence ATGCTGACCAATATTGTTATTATTCTTGTAAAGGTTGCGATTGTCATTGGCATAACACTTCTGCATGTTGCCTATGCCACCTATTGGGAGAGAAAGGTCATCGGCTTTATGCAGTTCAGACTGGGTCCGAGAGAAGTGGGCTGGTTTGGCTTGCTGCAGCCTATCGCTGACGGGGTAAAGCTCTTTTTCAAAGAAGATATCATACCGGCAACTGCGGACAAACCGATATTCTATCTGGCTCCTGTTATATTTTTTGTGTCTGCGCTCACCTCTCTTTCGGTATTGCCTTTCTTTGATGGTTTTGCGGTGGCGAATATCAATGTCGGCCTTCTCTTTCTTCTTGCCATGTCATCTCTTGGCGCATATGGCATTGTGATGGCAGGGTGGTCTTCAGGATCAAAATATTCATTCCTCGGCGGTCTGAGGTCAGCTTCGCAGGTTATCAGCTATGAGATTGCCATGGGCCTGAGCCTGGTCGGCGTCATGATCATGTCAGGCTCCCTTAATTTGACAGAGATCGTGAAAGCTCAGCACAACTACCCTGCAGGTTTCTATGCCATTCCGCAGGTGCTTGGGTTCTTTGTCTTTTTTGTTGCTATGTTCGCAGAAACGAACCGGCTGCCCTTTGACCTCCCTGAGGCAGAAAGCGAGCTGGTGGCCGGATATTTTACCGAATACAGCGGCTTCAGGTTTGCCATGTTCTTCCTTGGCGAGTACACAGGGATGCTCATCATGTCCGCCATAGGTACGCTCTGTTTTCTTGGCGGCTGGACATTGCCGAAATTTGTTATGGACCTCCTGCCGTTTCTGTCCCAGCTGCCGCCGATCGTCTGGGTTGTAGTGTTTCTCGGCAAGGTCTACTTCTTTATGTTCCTGTATTATTGGGTGCGAGCAACGCTTCCACGGTACCGCTACGATCAGCTTATGAACATTGGATGGAAGGTCCTCATTCCGCTTGCCCTGGTGAACATTGTATTTACCGGCACGCTGAAGATCATGGGATGGTTCTGA
- a CDS encoding NADH-quinone oxidoreductase subunit C, with translation MEPLQIADKLKERFPDEVLDVREFRGQVSVTVRKGKIVEISRFLHDEPDLCFDYLVDLCGVDYLGKKEIRFEVVYHLYSIKHRHALRIKAEVPVNDARIDSVMPVWVGVNWHERECYDMYGIVFAGHPDLRRVLLPEDWEGYPLRKDYPVKGPAQEWSGFLDVLDRSKKYRQYDWQG, from the coding sequence ATGGAACCACTACAGATAGCAGATAAGCTGAAGGAGCGTTTTCCTGATGAGGTCCTTGATGTCAGGGAGTTCAGGGGGCAGGTCTCTGTTACTGTCCGCAAAGGGAAAATTGTGGAGATCAGCAGGTTCCTTCATGATGAACCTGATCTCTGTTTTGACTATCTTGTGGATCTGTGCGGTGTGGATTATCTCGGCAAGAAGGAGATCAGATTTGAGGTTGTCTATCATCTGTACTCCATCAAACACAGGCATGCCCTGCGTATCAAGGCAGAGGTTCCAGTAAATGATGCGAGAATAGATTCAGTAATGCCGGTCTGGGTCGGGGTAAACTGGCATGAACGTGAATGCTATGACATGTATGGCATTGTCTTTGCCGGACATCCTGACCTGAGAAGGGTACTACTGCCTGAAGACTGGGAAGGATACCCGCTTAGGAAAGACTATCCTGTAAAAGGACCGGCACAGGAATGGAGCGGGTTCCTTGATGTGCTCGACAGGTCGAAAAAATACAGGCAATACGATTGGCAAGGCTAA
- a CDS encoding sigma-54-dependent Fis family transcriptional regulator → MSKGKILVIDDEDIVRLSCSRSLVPEGYELKMAKNGPEGLKLLEEETFDLVLTDLKMPNMDGIEVLGTIKEKWPKTDVVIVTGYQTVETAVKAIKIGAFDYVEKPFTPDSLLATVANVFRTRKDKGLIS, encoded by the coding sequence ATGAGCAAGGGAAAGATTCTTGTCATAGATGATGAAGACATTGTGCGCTTGAGCTGCAGCCGTTCTCTTGTTCCCGAAGGATATGAGCTGAAAATGGCGAAGAACGGCCCTGAGGGTCTGAAGTTGCTCGAGGAAGAGACCTTTGATCTTGTGCTCACTGATCTCAAAATGCCGAACATGGACGGCATAGAGGTGCTGGGGACCATTAAGGAAAAGTGGCCGAAGACTGATGTGGTCATCGTTACCGGGTATCAGACCGTTGAAACCGCGGTAAAGGCGATCAAGATCGGCGCTTTCGACTATGTCGAAAAGCCCTTCACGCCTGATTCGCTCCTCGCAACCGTTGCAAACGTCTTTCGGACTCGAAAAGATAAGGGCCTTATTTCGTGA
- the nuoF gene encoding NADH-quinone oxidoreductase subunit NuoF — protein MMEAALLKNIENPNSADILEYKNIGGYKGLAKALEMEPQQIIDEVKRAGLRGRGGAGFPVAMKWTFAAADPKFPKYLLCNADEGEPGTFKDRPILEKNPHILIEGMAISGHALKAEYGYIYLRGEYPAAKHILNKAIKQAYDNNLLGENILGKGITFHLAVHQGAGAYICGEETALIESLEGDKGQPRIKPPFPVNVGVFSKPTVVNNVETLSNLPYIMEIGGEAYAKIGTPDCPGPKIFCVSGHVERPGVYELPMGTKLKDIVYTHCGGIKGGKKLKAVIPGGISTPVLPPDKIDCPMDFVNMPKHGSMLGSGAVIVMDESVCLVKVCHRALKFFEHESCGKCTPCREGTGWLRAILGRIEEGHGAEGDIDLLLSVAGNMLGKTFCPLGDGAACVVQNFIKHFRPEFEDHIKEKKCTVNG, from the coding sequence ATTATGGAAGCGGCACTGTTAAAAAATATAGAAAATCCGAACTCCGCAGATATCCTTGAATACAAGAATATCGGCGGGTACAAGGGCCTTGCGAAGGCACTTGAGATGGAGCCCCAGCAGATCATTGACGAGGTGAAGAGGGCCGGGCTTAGGGGCCGCGGTGGTGCGGGTTTCCCGGTAGCCATGAAATGGACCTTTGCAGCAGCTGACCCGAAGTTCCCGAAATATCTTCTTTGCAATGCAGACGAAGGGGAACCGGGGACGTTCAAGGACCGGCCTATTCTTGAGAAGAACCCGCATATTCTTATTGAAGGCATGGCAATTTCAGGACACGCGCTTAAGGCGGAATACGGTTACATCTACCTGCGCGGTGAATACCCTGCAGCAAAGCATATTCTGAACAAGGCGATCAAGCAGGCGTATGACAACAATCTTCTTGGTGAAAATATCCTCGGGAAAGGCATCACCTTCCATCTCGCGGTACACCAGGGAGCGGGGGCATATATCTGCGGTGAAGAAACCGCGCTTATTGAGTCACTTGAAGGAGATAAGGGACAGCCGAGGATCAAACCCCCGTTTCCGGTTAACGTCGGCGTTTTTTCGAAACCGACGGTTGTCAACAATGTCGAGACCCTCTCGAATCTGCCCTATATCATGGAGATCGGCGGTGAAGCATATGCAAAGATCGGCACACCGGATTGCCCCGGCCCTAAGATATTCTGCGTCAGCGGCCATGTCGAAAGACCGGGCGTGTACGAGCTGCCCATGGGAACAAAACTGAAGGATATCGTATATACGCATTGCGGAGGCATCAAGGGGGGAAAGAAGCTTAAGGCCGTGATCCCCGGCGGAATATCAACGCCTGTGCTTCCTCCTGACAAGATAGATTGCCCCATGGATTTTGTGAATATGCCTAAGCATGGCAGCATGCTTGGTTCAGGTGCGGTCATTGTTATGGATGAGTCTGTCTGTCTTGTCAAGGTGTGTCACCGGGCCCTGAAGTTTTTCGAGCATGAGTCCTGCGGCAAATGCACGCCTTGCCGGGAAGGAACCGGCTGGCTGCGTGCCATTCTCGGGCGCATCGAAGAAGGCCATGGCGCGGAGGGAGATATTGATCTGCTGCTGTCTGTTGCAGGGAATATGCTCGGTAAAACGTTCTGTCCGCTTGGCGATGGTGCAGCCTGTGTTGTTCAAAATTTCATCAAGCATTTCAGACCGGAGTTCGAGGATCATATTAAAGAGAAGAAATGCACGGTGAACGGATGA
- a CDS encoding NADH-quinone oxidoreductase subunit D, with protein MEDIEKPFETKELTISMGPQHPATHGVLRLVLNLQGENVIKCTPHVGYLHRGIEKLGENKTYFAALPLTDRLDYISSMNNNVGYVVAVEKLFGIEAPERAKYIRTILAEMGRLSSHIVWLGTHVLDIGATTPFLHAMVAREKILDLFEMVCGARLTVSFPRVGGIRNDISQEFLDQLYAFILDFPSKMDDYETLVTENRIWKERTVDIGIISLEEAVNWGLTGGTLRGSGSDYDVRKYFPYDAYDKVDFDVPVGKKGDCYDRYLVRVGEMRQSIRIIRQCIENLPAGPVMADAPKFTLPPKDMVLKDMEHLIHQFILITKGPTVPEGEIYVGSEVPKGELGFYFVSDGTGKPYRMRVRSPSFVHASVLTRLCEGGLIADVIANIGTIDIVLGECDR; from the coding sequence ATGGAAGATATAGAAAAACCATTTGAGACAAAAGAACTGACGATCAGCATGGGTCCGCAGCACCCGGCGACCCATGGTGTCCTGCGTTTGGTATTGAACCTCCAGGGAGAGAACGTCATTAAGTGTACTCCCCATGTGGGATACCTTCACCGGGGCATAGAAAAGCTTGGTGAGAACAAGACCTATTTTGCCGCTCTTCCGCTGACCGACAGGCTTGACTACATATCCTCCATGAACAACAATGTGGGATATGTTGTCGCTGTGGAGAAACTTTTCGGTATTGAGGCGCCTGAGCGGGCAAAATATATCAGGACCATACTTGCAGAGATGGGACGGTTATCCAGTCATATCGTCTGGCTCGGCACCCATGTCCTCGATATTGGCGCCACAACACCGTTTCTGCATGCCATGGTGGCAAGGGAGAAAATTCTCGATCTTTTTGAGATGGTCTGCGGTGCACGACTGACTGTCAGTTTCCCTCGCGTAGGCGGCATACGTAATGATATCAGCCAGGAGTTCCTTGATCAGCTTTATGCTTTTATCCTCGATTTTCCTTCCAAGATGGATGACTATGAGACACTGGTTACGGAGAACAGGATCTGGAAGGAAAGGACTGTTGATATCGGCATTATATCACTGGAAGAGGCCGTTAACTGGGGTCTGACCGGAGGAACGCTCCGCGGCTCAGGCTCTGACTATGACGTAAGAAAATATTTTCCCTACGATGCTTATGACAAGGTCGATTTCGACGTGCCGGTAGGAAAGAAGGGCGACTGTTATGACCGTTACCTCGTCAGAGTCGGCGAGATGAGGCAATCCATCAGAATCATCAGGCAGTGCATCGAAAATCTGCCTGCAGGGCCTGTCATGGCAGACGCACCGAAGTTCACGCTTCCACCAAAGGACATGGTCCTCAAGGACATGGAGCATCTTATTCATCAGTTCATCCTTATTACCAAGGGCCCGACCGTGCCTGAAGGTGAGATTTATGTCGGAAGTGAGGTGCCGAAAGGAGAGCTCGGCTTCTATTTTGTGAGCGACGGAACCGGGAAGCCTTACCGGATGCGTGTCAGGTCGCCGTCCTTTGTACATGCCTCCGTACTCACAAGGCTTTGTGAGGGTGGTCTTATAGCAGATGTTATTGCGAATATCGGGACGATCGATATCGTTCTGGGTGAGTGCGATCGGTAA
- a CDS encoding response regulator: MESKGKILVLDDDPVVTLSCKRILGAEGFNIITVDKGEDAIKKVSNEEFDLLISDVRLPDMNGISVLRETKIVQPKLDVVIITGYPTLDEAKESVRLGAFEFIEKPFTPDFMLNVARKVFDTRGWILRKAFIDDFRNDIVNLRDTQNPVLFYKEGTWARPLKDNIWEVGCDARYWLLAGQLASIELPQNLRTIMAGESFGKIFSSSGQTDDLIAPMTGRVREVNHHANTAMSALVRDNLSEGWLLWLARIEPIAL; the protein is encoded by the coding sequence ATGGAAAGTAAGGGTAAAATTCTGGTTCTTGACGATGATCCTGTCGTAACCCTGAGCTGCAAGAGGATCCTTGGCGCAGAGGGTTTTAATATCATCACCGTTGATAAGGGAGAAGACGCTATCAAGAAGGTATCCAATGAAGAGTTCGACCTTCTGATATCAGACGTAAGACTGCCTGACATGAACGGGATTTCGGTGCTGCGCGAAACAAAGATCGTTCAGCCCAAGCTTGACGTGGTGATCATTACCGGATACCCAACCCTTGATGAAGCAAAAGAGTCCGTCCGTTTAGGCGCCTTTGAATTTATCGAAAAACCGTTCACCCCTGACTTCATGCTGAATGTTGCACGGAAGGTATTCGATACCCGGGGATGGATACTGAGAAAGGCATTTATCGATGATTTCAGAAACGACATTGTCAATCTCCGTGACACCCAGAACCCGGTTCTGTTCTATAAGGAAGGCACTTGGGCGCGGCCGCTGAAAGACAACATATGGGAAGTCGGCTGCGATGCGCGCTACTGGCTCCTCGCCGGTCAGCTCGCATCCATAGAACTTCCTCAGAATCTGCGGACGATCATGGCAGGGGAAAGCTTTGGCAAGATTTTTTCGAGCAGCGGCCAGACTGACGATCTGATCGCTCCCATGACAGGAAGAGTGAGAGAAGTCAACCATCATGCAAACACCGCCATGAGCGCACTGGTGCGTGACAACCTGAGCGAAGGCTGGCTTCTCTGGCTTGCCCGCATAGAACCGATCGCACTGTAA
- the nuoG gene encoding NADH-quinone oxidoreductase subunit NuoG → MKIITITINGKEIKLEKAVTVLEAARSAGIKIPTLCYHEQLEKYGGCRLCLVEVEKMPRLQTACTLMVTDGMVVRTETEQIADVRRGILEFLLINHPLDCPYCDKAGECDLQDLVEKYGPAKGRFKEKKRKVKESLADSAIVRNMERCIMCTRCVRMCEGRQGASAIAVIDRGGHSHIEPFSGGKFDCEYCGNCVSVCPVGAIMSRLHRHSYRPWQVKEQHETVCPYCGVGCTVVAQVRDDVIMRVIPKLGSAVNNGMLCSRGRFGYEFVGSKDRLTTPLIRKNGTLVEATWEEAITLVAKKLSNIKVMFSSQAIAGIASLRCTNEDNYLFQKFMRAAVGTNNIDTTARTGFAGAQSFIENIFGQGATANIISGLANSDTVMVIGGDPTTMNPILGLQIRACARRNGNVLTIGSIDGLRNFDPTKLLPRLQTETALLEGIVTALREKKGLPGSNAALEAKIKDITISAAEVTDKTGVTVSELSVFVDLLAAAATFSLVIGKDIVQSAGGSYKLLLLSAINYLANGRIYLLSEKANEQGALDMGCAPDILPGYRPVAYPEFRKKCENVWHTELSEKPGLNLFEMVDAAEQGSLKAVYVMGENPLCNIPDSGRVEAAFRKLDFLVVQDIFLTETAKLADVVLPALSWAEKDGTFTNMERRIQRVRKSVHREGMDDWKIIAEISKNMGYGMDYRRAEDVFHEATRVSPLHRDLTYEDIENGDNIYPYKGEPLRDAKEDILIDRSAPAAATGKLYLKIEKPLFHSGTMSTKAPALINIYPQSVARISAETAQMLSLTEGDVVRVKTKTGSLALFVAIEKDGDRSSVKVGNNFEGKGAFRLTDCILDPVTKAPCLDSIEIAIEKVTA, encoded by the coding sequence ATGAAAATCATAACAATAACGATAAACGGGAAGGAAATAAAGCTTGAAAAGGCTGTGACCGTCCTTGAGGCTGCGCGCTCTGCAGGCATCAAAATTCCGACGCTCTGCTATCACGAGCAGCTCGAAAAATATGGCGGCTGCAGACTCTGTCTCGTTGAAGTTGAAAAGATGCCGAGGCTTCAGACTGCCTGCACACTTATGGTGACTGACGGCATGGTAGTCAGGACCGAGACAGAGCAGATTGCTGATGTGCGGCGCGGCATACTTGAGTTTTTGCTTATCAATCACCCGCTCGATTGTCCCTACTGCGATAAAGCGGGCGAGTGCGACCTCCAGGACCTTGTTGAAAAATACGGCCCTGCAAAGGGGAGATTCAAAGAGAAGAAAAGAAAAGTAAAAGAGAGTCTGGCAGACTCTGCGATCGTCAGGAATATGGAGCGCTGCATCATGTGCACGCGGTGTGTCAGGATGTGTGAAGGCCGGCAGGGTGCCTCGGCCATTGCAGTTATTGACCGCGGCGGACACTCACATATCGAGCCGTTTTCCGGCGGGAAATTCGACTGCGAGTACTGCGGCAATTGTGTCTCGGTCTGTCCGGTAGGCGCGATCATGTCAAGACTCCACAGGCACAGTTATCGGCCCTGGCAGGTAAAGGAACAGCATGAGACCGTATGTCCGTACTGCGGTGTCGGTTGTACGGTTGTGGCTCAGGTGCGTGATGACGTTATTATGAGGGTGATACCGAAGCTCGGCTCTGCTGTGAACAACGGCATGCTCTGCTCCCGTGGAAGGTTCGGTTACGAATTTGTCGGCAGCAAGGATAGGCTCACTACACCGCTTATCAGGAAGAACGGAACGCTTGTTGAAGCGACCTGGGAAGAAGCGATAACCCTTGTTGCGAAAAAGCTCAGTAATATAAAGGTCATGTTCAGCAGCCAGGCGATCGCAGGTATTGCTTCCTTGCGGTGTACAAATGAGGACAACTATCTCTTTCAGAAGTTCATGCGTGCTGCAGTGGGCACGAACAATATAGACACTACTGCACGGACCGGATTCGCGGGGGCCCAGAGCTTTATTGAGAATATCTTTGGCCAGGGTGCAACAGCGAACATCATCTCAGGACTGGCAAACTCCGATACGGTCATGGTGATCGGCGGAGATCCGACCACCATGAACCCTATTCTTGGTCTTCAGATAAGGGCTTGTGCAAGAAGAAACGGCAATGTCCTGACGATCGGCAGCATAGATGGTCTTAGAAATTTTGATCCAACGAAACTCCTGCCAAGACTGCAGACAGAAACGGCCCTGCTGGAAGGGATTGTGACCGCACTCAGGGAAAAGAAAGGTCTGCCAGGATCAAATGCGGCCCTTGAAGCAAAAATAAAAGATATTACGATTTCGGCTGCTGAGGTAACCGACAAGACCGGTGTAACGGTAAGCGAGCTTTCAGTGTTTGTTGATCTGCTTGCTGCAGCAGCAACATTCAGCCTTGTTATCGGCAAGGATATTGTCCAGAGCGCAGGAGGAAGCTATAAGCTGCTCCTGCTCTCGGCGATAAATTATCTTGCCAATGGAAGGATCTACCTTCTTTCAGAAAAAGCCAATGAGCAGGGTGCCCTTGACATGGGCTGTGCACCGGATATCCTTCCCGGATACCGGCCTGTTGCGTACCCCGAGTTCAGAAAGAAATGTGAGAATGTCTGGCACACCGAATTATCTGAAAAGCCGGGACTCAATCTCTTTGAGATGGTGGATGCTGCTGAGCAGGGAAGCCTCAAGGCTGTCTATGTAATGGGTGAAAATCCTCTCTGCAATATCCCGGACTCGGGCAGGGTCGAAGCAGCATTCAGGAAGCTCGACTTTCTGGTTGTGCAGGACATCTTCCTTACGGAAACAGCCAAGCTTGCAGATGTTGTGCTCCCCGCACTGAGCTGGGCAGAAAAAGACGGCACATTTACGAATATGGAACGCAGAATCCAGCGCGTACGGAAGTCTGTGCACAGAGAGGGCATGGATGACTGGAAGATCATCGCTGAAATATCAAAGAATATGGGATACGGCATGGACTATAGGAGAGCAGAAGATGTGTTCCATGAGGCAACAAGAGTGTCTCCGCTTCACCGGGATCTGACGTATGAAGACATAGAGAATGGCGACAATATCTATCCCTATAAAGGTGAGCCTCTGCGTGACGCGAAGGAAGATATACTGATTGACAGATCTGCACCCGCTGCGGCGACAGGCAAACTTTATCTGAAGATCGAGAAGCCGCTTTTTCATTCAGGCACAATGAGCACAAAAGCACCTGCGCTTATCAACATCTATCCCCAGTCAGTGGCCAGGATCAGTGCAGAGACAGCGCAGATGCTCTCACTTACCGAGGGAGACGTTGTACGGGTCAAGACGAAAACAGGTTCCCTTGCCCTTTTTGTTGCCATTGAAAAGGACGGCGACCGTTCGTCAGTCAAGGTCGGCAACAACTTCGAGGGCAAAGGTGCGTTCAGGCTTACTGACTGCATTCTTGATCCCGTAACCAAGGCCCCCTGTCTGGACAGCATAGAGATAGCCATAGAAAAGGTGACTGCATGA
- a CDS encoding HAMP domain-containing protein: MLVNKSLNSLTGKLILTIGTLMIAGSMLFWLFLFKYQEKELLQSSVKYGYSFVDYIRNTTRYGMLSAQGPLIQQTVESVGVAEGIQNVRIFDSKGRVAYASDRKNIDTVLDKNSPLCLRCHTASGPTKDTPSWRIAKGEVHRVLNIVQPIYNEPACYNASCHVHPANQRILGIVEVDLSLELLDHSIKQQGIAITVYVLAFSIVISGVLCIIIWNFVSTPVSILAQGMRKVAAGDLDFKITINRKDEIGELANTFNAMSDELRKAKKESMEWSNTLEKKVEEKTEAIHRAQQQLIHSEKLASLGRMAAGVAHEINSPLTGIVTFGHLLLKKFPEGTEDREDIEVIIDQANRCSNIIKGLLGFARATTADKAPTNINDVLNSTLNIVKNKADFFNIKLSTSLDPSLAMVKADAPQLQQVFLNMIVNAADACEGKGSITITTSNVNDSGQDYAQIEFRDTGHGIKDEALEKIFEPFFTTKPVGKGTGLGLAVSHGIIQDHGGKITISTKIGEGTSFFIWLPALKETA; the protein is encoded by the coding sequence ATGCTCGTAAATAAATCTCTTAACTCACTGACCGGAAAACTTATCCTGACCATCGGCACGCTCATGATCGCCGGAAGCATGCTCTTCTGGCTGTTCCTTTTCAAATACCAGGAGAAAGAACTCCTGCAGAGTTCCGTAAAATACGGCTATTCCTTCGTTGACTATATCAGAAATACAACAAGATATGGAATGCTCTCTGCGCAGGGCCCGCTCATTCAGCAGACCGTCGAATCGGTCGGTGTTGCAGAGGGCATCCAGAATGTGCGGATCTTCGACAGCAAAGGCAGGGTCGCCTATGCCTCCGACAGAAAGAATATCGACACCGTCCTTGACAAGAACTCGCCGCTCTGCCTCAGATGCCATACCGCCTCCGGCCCGACAAAAGATACACCAAGCTGGCGTATTGCCAAAGGAGAAGTGCACCGGGTCCTGAACATAGTCCAGCCGATATATAACGAGCCCGCCTGTTACAATGCCTCTTGCCATGTCCATCCTGCGAATCAGCGCATATTGGGCATTGTCGAAGTTGACCTTTCGCTCGAACTTCTCGATCACAGCATTAAACAGCAGGGCATTGCGATCACGGTCTATGTCCTGGCCTTTTCCATCGTGATCTCCGGCGTTCTCTGCATTATCATCTGGAATTTTGTCTCTACTCCGGTATCGATCCTCGCACAGGGCATGAGAAAGGTTGCAGCAGGCGATCTCGACTTTAAAATAACGATCAACAGAAAAGATGAGATCGGCGAACTCGCCAACACCTTTAATGCGATGAGCGACGAACTCAGGAAGGCAAAGAAGGAAAGCATGGAGTGGAGCAACACGCTCGAAAAGAAGGTGGAAGAGAAGACCGAGGCGATCCATCGGGCGCAGCAGCAGCTTATCCATTCGGAAAAGCTTGCATCCCTGGGAAGAATGGCAGCCGGCGTTGCGCATGAAATTAACAGTCCGCTTACCGGCATTGTGACCTTCGGACATCTCCTTCTGAAGAAGTTCCCGGAGGGCACTGAAGACCGGGAAGATATCGAGGTCATTATCGACCAGGCAAACCGTTGCTCCAACATCATCAAAGGGCTTCTGGGGTTTGCCCGCGCAACAACTGCAGATAAGGCTCCGACAAATATCAATGACGTGCTGAACAGCACACTCAATATTGTCAAGAACAAGGCAGATTTCTTCAATATAAAACTTTCGACAAGTCTGGACCCTTCGCTTGCCATGGTCAAGGCGGACGCACCGCAACTTCAGCAGGTCTTCCTGAATATGATCGTAAATGCGGCTGATGCATGCGAAGGAAAGGGTTCTATCACCATAACAACCTCAAATGTAAATGACAGCGGACAGGATTATGCCCAGATCGAATTCAGAGACACCGGACATGGCATTAAGGACGAAGCCCTCGAAAAGATCTTCGAGCCCTTCTTTACCACAAAACCTGTCGGCAAAGGCACAGGTCTTGGCCTTGCCGTGAGCCACGGCATCATACAGGACCATGGCGGGAAGATCACGATCAGCACAAAAATTGGTGAGGGCACCAGTTTCTTTATCTGGCTTCCGGCGCTGAAGGAGACCGCATGA
- the ndhC gene encoding NADH-quinone oxidoreductase subunit A, giving the protein MPSEYLPVLIFLMVATAFGIGSLLIGELLRLRRPYAEKLMPYESGNAPVGGPHMRFSVKFYIIAMLFVVFDVEAVFLYPWAVVFDKIGLYAFIEMVIFMVILLVGYIYAWRKEAFVWD; this is encoded by the coding sequence ATGCCTTCAGAATATTTGCCTGTTCTCATCTTCCTGATGGTCGCAACGGCCTTCGGCATAGGTTCATTGCTCATCGGTGAACTGCTTCGTCTCAGGCGGCCTTATGCGGAGAAGCTTATGCCTTATGAATCCGGGAACGCTCCTGTTGGCGGGCCTCACATGAGGTTTTCCGTCAAGTTCTATATTATTGCCATGCTGTTTGTTGTGTTCGATGTTGAAGCGGTGTTTCTCTATCCCTGGGCAGTGGTGTTCGACAAGATCGGGCTCTATGCCTTTATAGAGATGGTCATCTTCATGGTGATCCTGCTGGTCGGGTACATCTACGCATGGAGAAAGGAGGCATTTGTATGGGATTGA